Sequence from the Streptosporangium brasiliense genome:
CTCGGCGTGCCGCTCGACAAGGTCAACGTCAACGGCGGCGGCATCGCGGTCGGCCATCCGATCGGCGCCTCCGGCGCCCGCATCGTCCTCACCCTCGCCCACGAGCTCAAGCGCCGGGGCGGTGGGCTCGGCGCCGCCGGCCTGTGCGGCGGCGGCGGCCAGGGCGACGCGCTGATCATCCGCGTCCCCTCGGCCTGACCGCGGAGGGATCCGACGTGGCCGCGCCGGACGAGCGGTCCCCGGCCGGGGACGCCTCCGGCACGGCCGCTCGGGGCGCGCCGTCACCGGCGGCTCGGGGTCCCGGGCCGGCCGCACGGGACCGGCGGCCCCCGGCCGTGGGGAGTCCCGCCGCGGCCGCTCGGGGCGCGTCGGAACCCGCCTTGGACGTCCCCGAGCTGGTGGCGCGGGCGCGGGAGGGCCGGCCCCGCGCGGTGGCCAGGCTGATCTCCATGGTGGAGAACGGCTCGCCCCGGCTCCGGGAGATCACCGCGGAGCTCTGCGCGGACCGGCCGTCCCGAGCCCGGGTCATCGGGCTCACCGGCGCCCCCGGGGTGGGCAAGTCCACCTCCACCGGGATGCTGATCCAGGCGTTCCGCAGGCGGGGCATGAGGGTCGGCGTGCTCGCGGTGGACCCGTCCTCGCCGTTCACCGGCGGGGCGCTGCTCGGCGACCGGGTCCGCATGCAGGAGCACGCCACCGACCCGGAGGTGTTCATCCGGTCGATGGCCGGCCGCGGCCACCTCGGCGGCCTGGCCTGGGCCACGCCCCAGGCGCTGCGCGTCCTGGAGACCGCCGGGTGCGAGGTCGTCCTCATCGAGACCGTCGGGGTCGGCCAGGCCGAGGTGGACATCGCCTCACTGGCCGACACCACCGTCGTGCTGCTCGCCCCGGGCATGGGCGACGGCGTCCAGGCGGCCAAGGCGGGCATCCTGGAGATCGCGGACGTGTTCGTGGTGAACAAGGCCGACCGCGATGGCGCCCAGGCGGCCGTCCGCGAGCTCCGCAACATGGTCGCCCTGGCCGGACGGGCCTGGCGGCCGCCGATCGTGCCGGCCGTGGCCGTCCGGGGCGAGGGCGCCGAGGAGGTGGTCGCCGCCCTCGACGGGCACCTGGCCTATCTTGAGAGCTCCGGTGAGCTGGGCCGCCGGCGCCATGCCAGGGCCTGCGCCGAGATCGAGGCCATCGCCCTGGCCGCCCTCCGCTCCCGCTCCGCCCACCTCCACGGAGACCGGCGCCTGGACGCCCTCGCCACCCGTGTCCTGGAGGCCGGCCTCGATCCCTACCGGGCCGCCGACGAGCTGCTGGCGGCCGTCGGCTGACGCCGGGCGGTCAGGGCTCGTCGGCGAACTTGACGGTCACCTTCTCGAAGCCGAGGGTGGTCAGCATGCCCCGGAGCATGTTCTTGGTGTTCTGGTCGGCGCGGTTGCGCAGGTCGCTGGCCTGGGCGGCCTCGGCGATCTTCTTCTCGGCGAGCACGTAGAGCTCCTGCTGGTCGGCCGGGGAGGAGGACAGGAAGTCCTCGACCCGGTCGAACAGGCCGCGCTGCTGGGCGTAGACGTAGGAGCGCTTGTTGTCGAGGTTGGGCTTTTCGAGCTGGGCGCGCGGCAGCTTGACCGTGACCTCCTTGCGGTCGGGCGAGACGGTCAGCGCGCCCGTGGCGAGGCCGCCGAAGTCGACGTAGGCGTCGACGCCGCCCGCCCCGACGAAGAGCGTCCGGCTGCCCTTGACGGCGTCGGGCAGGAAGGCGGCGTCCTTCTCCAGGTCCACGACGACCTGGAAGTTGCCGGTGGCCGCCTCGAAGCGGCTCAGGTCGTGAATGGACTGCAGCAGCACGGGCTGGCTGCGGTCGACCGTGGTCCCGCCGAACGGGTCCAGCCAGGACCAGGCCAGGCGGGCGCCCACGACGAGGAGCGCGACGGCGACGAGGAGCCCGGCGAGGAAGCGCCAGCCACGCCGGCGAGGCGCGGAGGGGACCTCGGGCGGTGCTTCTGTAGGGGCTTTCACAGCGGTCTCCTTCCCTCGGCGGCCGCTTTCTCACGCCGAGCCTATGCTGATCTTGTCAGCCCCGCGGCCGTGTCTCCGTCCGCGGTCTCTCGGCGGGGGCCTCCCTCGGAAGGCCCGGCGGGACCGGGGCGGCGGAGGGCACGGTGGCGGGCGCCTGGTAGGAGGGCTCGGCCTGCGGGACCGGCAGGCCCTGACCGTTCTGGCCGATCTGCTCCGGCCGCGTGGGCCCGCCTGTCTGCCAGGTCTCTCCCACCTGCCCGCCGAAGTGAGTGCTCTGCAGCCGGCAGCCGACGAAGTCGGAGTAGTACAGCCGCAGCCAGTCCCGCCGCTGGGCGTCGGTGAGGCCGGAGAACCAGGCGGCGGCGTATTGATGCTCGGGGAGCGGCCCGCTGGGCAGCGGCTTGCCGCGCAGCCACGCGGACACGATGTCGCGGTATCCGCCGGCCGGGGTGCCGTCGCAGTCTTCGGCCAGGCTCTCGACGAACTCGTCGGCCGCCTCGTCGGCGAAACCGGCGGCCAGGTCGTCGACGTGGATCGGGGCCGCGCCGGGCGGCAGGGAGACGTCCTCGCGCCGGGGATGCTGCTCCAGCCGGGAGAACTCACCGGGCGTCCCCGCCAGCCGGGATGCGATCTTGACGAACGCGGAGCCGAGTTCGGGCAGCCCGGTGCGCATCCCCGGATGCACGCAGACCATGATCGGCCATTCCTGGCAGCTGTAGACCACCCGCTGGGCGGAGATCGTCGTCGGCTCGCTGAGCAGCCGGGCCACTCCGGTCCCGGCGGCCAGCACCGCCAGCAGCGCGGCGGCCAGCACGAGCGACTGCCGGGTCACGACCGCGGCCCAGCCGAGCAGCAGCGCGGCGCTGACGCCCAGCAGCCAGAGCGTCTGGTCGGTCAGGGCGGCGGCGCTGAGCCCCCGGAAGGGGTCGTAGGGCTCCTGCGTGGTGGGGGCGAGCCGGTCGGCCCAGGTAGCGCCCTGGGCCAGCCAGGTGAACAGGCCGTAGCAGCCGAGCCCGGCGAGCACCGGCGTGATCGTCCACGGCAGCAGCCAGCCGGTCACCCAGCCGATGGCGACGTACAGCGCCAGCCCGGCCACGCCCATGACCAGGCCGCTGGGCAGCAGCCGTCCCGCCTGCTCGGTGAGCATGGCCCGGACCGCCAGGACCAGCAGCGTCGCGGTGAAGGCGCCGCCGACCGCCACCAGGACCGCCAGCGGCGCGCGCACCGCCTGCCAGGTCGTCAGTGACCGCCGGCCGGTCCCGCGCCGCCTGCGCACCGCCACCCAGGCGGCGAACGCCGCGGCCACGGGGCCGGTGACGCGGAGCGAGCCGATCACCGCGACGATGATGTTCTCCCACGCGCTGACACCGGGAATGAGGACGCTCCACGCCGCGGCCACACCAAGCACGAGCAGGACGGCGACCGCCACCATTGCGCTCTGCTGGAGTTCTTCGCGTGAAACGCCCCTGTTCTCACGCACCGGCGCGCGTGGAGCGGGTCCACGCCGTGCCGGCTGAGCAGAAGCCCGTGCGGCGTCCGCACGCCATTGAGTTGTCGTTCATCAAGCAACCCCCCGTGCCGTGAATGCGGCCGCCGGTCCCCTCGGCGACCGATCCGGTCTGCATCCCCCGCAGGCCGGAGCGAGTCCGCGCTGCCACTTGGCCACGCCCTCACCATTCGATGTGGGAACCATAACTGAGCGTGACGTTTGGCGCCCGGGTTCTTGGTGAAGCCGTCAATCCGGTGACTCTACGTATATGGGCGAACCGGGATGAGGCCGCGCTACCGTAGCCCTGTGGCTACAGGTCAGCTGAATCTGCCGTTCGACCCCATCGAGCGCGCCGCGGAGACGTGGCGTGTTCACTTCGGGCCGTCCTCGGCCATGGCCGCCGTCACGTCGATCATGAGAGCGCACCAGATCCTGCTCTCGCAACTGGACACGCTACTTAAACCGCATGACTTGACCTTTGCCCGGTACGAGGCACTGGTTTTGCTGACGTTCAGCAAGACGGGAGCGTTGCCGCTGTCCACGATCGGCGAGCGGCTGATGGTGCATCCCACCAGCGTGACGAACACCGTGGACCGGCTGGAGCGGGCCGGGCTGGTCCGCCGCATGCGCAACCCCCGGGACGGCCGGGGGGTGCTGGCGGAGATCACCGACGGGGGCCGGGAGGTCGTGGACCGGGCGACCGCCGATCTGATGGGCGCCGATTTCGCCATGACCATGTACGGCGAGGCGGAGCTGGAGCAGATGTTCGGGCTGCTCAGGACCTTGCGGGTGGCCGCGGGGGATTTCGAGGGCTGACCGGCGGAGCCGTACGGCCGGGACGGTCCGGCGGTCCGGCGACCCGCGCCGGTCGCACGGTGGCCCGCGCCGGTCGCACAGCGGCCCACGTCGGTCGCACAGCGGCCTGCGCCGGCCGTACGGTGGCCCGCGCCGGCCGGGAATTAATAGGGCGTCCTAGTATTTTCTGTGAGGCCACACGCCGGACAGGAGCCGCGAGCCGTACAGGGGGGCTGGCCATGGACGCCGGGGAGATCGAGGCGGGGCGGGCGCGCTGGCAGGCGCGGTTCGACGGGGCCCGCACGCGCGGCTCCGGGTTCCGGACCCTCTCCGGCCTCGACGTCGCGCCGGTCTACGGGCCCACCGGCGACGACCCGCGCATGGAGCGCATCGGCTGGCCGGGGGAGTATCCCTTCACCCGGGGCCTGTACTCCAC
This genomic interval carries:
- the meaB gene encoding methylmalonyl Co-A mutase-associated GTPase MeaB, whose translation is MDVPELVARAREGRPRAVARLISMVENGSPRLREITAELCADRPSRARVIGLTGAPGVGKSTSTGMLIQAFRRRGMRVGVLAVDPSSPFTGGALLGDRVRMQEHATDPEVFIRSMAGRGHLGGLAWATPQALRVLETAGCEVVLIETVGVGQAEVDIASLADTTVVLLAPGMGDGVQAAKAGILEIADVFVVNKADRDGAQAAVRELRNMVALAGRAWRPPIVPAVAVRGEGAEEVVAALDGHLAYLESSGELGRRRHARACAEIEAIALAALRSRSAHLHGDRRLDALATRVLEAGLDPYRAADELLAAVG
- a CDS encoding DUF4230 domain-containing protein, which encodes MKAPTEAPPEVPSAPRRRGWRFLAGLLVAVALLVVGARLAWSWLDPFGGTTVDRSQPVLLQSIHDLSRFEAATGNFQVVVDLEKDAAFLPDAVKGSRTLFVGAGGVDAYVDFGGLATGALTVSPDRKEVTVKLPRAQLEKPNLDNKRSYVYAQQRGLFDRVEDFLSSSPADQQELYVLAEKKIAEAAQASDLRNRADQNTKNMLRGMLTTLGFEKVTVKFADEP
- a CDS encoding MarR family winged helix-turn-helix transcriptional regulator; this translates as MRPRYRSPVATGQLNLPFDPIERAAETWRVHFGPSSAMAAVTSIMRAHQILLSQLDTLLKPHDLTFARYEALVLLTFSKTGALPLSTIGERLMVHPTSVTNTVDRLERAGLVRRMRNPRDGRGVLAEITDGGREVVDRATADLMGADFAMTMYGEAELEQMFGLLRTLRVAAGDFEG